A portion of the Homalodisca vitripennis isolate AUS2020 chromosome 2, UT_GWSS_2.1, whole genome shotgun sequence genome contains these proteins:
- the LOC124355629 gene encoding uncharacterized protein LOC124355629 codes for MDSQTDTQQYSIHPSVLFLLGTLLLTSCATAMLCAAIMTDHWEYVTWNQTKVVEIAQTVRRNFSSPHRQIAVEWYLDDYVTRIAIRDLRKRHRLAEGLRNPGLLTEADVAAVFLVPMNGGIWTLCVSLTRECYTFNHFEPLDRFATT; via the exons ATGGATAGTCAAACCGATACACAGCAATACAGCATCCACCCCAGTGTGCTCTTTCTTCTGGGTACGTTGCTTCTGACGTCATGCGCTACCGCCATGTTGTGTGCCGCGATCATGACAGATCACTGGGAGTATGTCACGTGGAACCAGACCAAGGTCGTCGAGATCGCTCAGACTGTCAGGCGCAACTTCAGTTCTCCTCATCGACAG ATCGCGGTCGAGTGGTACTTGGACGACTATGTGACCCGTATCGCTATCAGAGACCTTCGCAAGAGACACAGACTTGCGGAAGGTCTGCGCAACCCCGGACTTCTCACAGAGGCTGACGTAGCTGCCGTCTTCCTCGTGCCCATGAACGGAGGAATCTGGACCCTCTGTGTCTCCCTGACCCGTGAGTGCTATACATTTAATCACTTTGAACCTCTGGATCGATTTGCTACCACATGA